The Littorina saxatilis isolate snail1 linkage group LG1, US_GU_Lsax_2.0, whole genome shotgun sequence nucleotide sequence CATGTTGGAAGACAGGTCTATGGACACCACTTGCACGCCAAACTCCTGGTGAAGGTAACAAAGCATTAAGGCTGTCCTTAgtttaccgtatttgacggactacaagccgcgacttttttttttttttaaatcgcattgcggcttataaaaagatgcggctaaaacgttacctaaacttgaatagcattcacctaatgaaACAAACTCACCTAAACGCCGTGCTAGCgattattccgggcgggactaccaAGTTCCTACAACCCCTCGACATCACAGTGAACCGTTCCTTCAAAACACACATGTGCCTGCTAAGGGAGCAATGGATGTCGGAGGGATCGCACTCATTCACCAACACTGGGCGAATGCGGCGAGCTACGATTTCGTGTGTCTGTCAATGGGTCGTGGATGCGTGGCAACGTGTCCCCACACGAGTGATCATCAACGGATTTCGGAGTACAGAGATCATCGCAGCACCTACAGCAGACGACACGAGCGGGACCGATTCAAGCTCCGATGATGACGTCACCCCCTCGGCTTCGACTTCTTCAGTTCTGGATAAGCGATCATGTCGCTGTTTGTGTCCGACAGCGAGGAAAGTGACTTTTCTGGCTTCTCCGCAGCAGAATCTGATGGTTCCGACCAGGCTGACTGAACGGTAGACACctttgtacatgtgtgtgttggttacaaattgtgtgtgtgatatttttcttcaaactttttcacttttcttctttgtttcacttgtttattctcggagccgatttcccAAATACcatactttcgtttgcctggttgttttgattgattgacacgatctgattatattttttttcgacggcggctaaaatagtgacgcggcctatacgtggctcgtcccaattttttttttaaagtcgggggtgcggcttataaaacggtgcgtcttgtgaTCCGTCAAATACAGTAGTTCAAAGTTGACCTTGCAAAGACTTTGCAAAATCTTTTTACAAAaacttcagtgccaaagcttaaTAATACAACAAACTCCATGAAGCAGACTTTTGCAAAGtcaacttcgcccaattaatatcaggcttcACAGTTAAATCAGAAAGCTGCAGTTTTGCATGAAGCTATGTTCATTGCATGCAAGATTCGTCTCACCAgtctaaaaagaaaacaaagtttcCTTTGGCTCAAAAACACTACTTAATGTATTACATATTTTCTCCCTCCCCTTGCAAATCCCCTCTCACCCAACACTTCAAACTCCCCAGACCCcccagaaagaaagaagaaagaattttgcagaaaaataacaagtctCATCAATCTTCCTTCCCCAGCACATCTGCTTCTACTCCATCTCCGCCCaaccaacaccaacaaaaaaataaaatggggAAAAAGAAAGTGTGAAGGTTTATCAAAAACGTCATCTCCATAGGCCGGGTTAATACATACTGAACATTTTCTATTCAACTCACCTTCGCCATGTAGAATGCGCTTCCACCAATGCCACCTCCAACATCCAGAACTCTCTGGCCTTTCTTCAACTTCAACAGATCCACAAATTCCTGGAAACACAAACAACTGATGTAATCAACTAGTGAAACAAATTCAGAACATACAAAAAAATGAGATTTTATTTCAATCTACCGgtactcttttgtgtgtgtgtgtgtgtgtgtgtgtgtgtgtgtgtgtgtgtgtgtgtgtgtgtgtgtgtgtgtgcgtgtgcgtgcgtgcatgtgtgtgagtgcactCATTTTAGAATTTGAGTAAAGATGACAATAAGGATTAGTCTCCCTTCTTATTGTCATATTTTTCAGAAAACTAAAGCATTAACTTCAACCAGGAAAAGATCATATTCCACAAttacaaacaaaccaaacattaCCTTTGTTGTTTCCAAGCCTCCAGTGCTGACAAAAGTTCTGCCAAAGATTTTCTCATAGCGCAAGATGCCATTGGCAGAATACTGCTGGTTATCCAAAAACTCTTGGAACGTCTTGAAACCATGCGTCTTGCTTGTATCCCTCAGAACTTTCTCCACCAGCCAGAtcatttggttgttgttgtttttgtgctgAAACATCAGAGAAAAGTCCATGCATAAAACACTTCAAATTTTGGTCCATGGCAGTTTGTATCAAGATTTCCTTTTTTGTGCTAAAAGTGACATCTCTCCTTATGATGGAAGACACAACTCCAGTATTGTTCTCAGAGAGAAAGTCCATGAACTAGTcttgggggatggggggggggtggatgggtgcatgcatgcaagagaatgtgtgcgtgtacatacatgtgtgtgtgtttttgcgtgAGCATAcacatgtatgtgcgtgtgtcaaTGCAAATGCATACTTACCACATTGTCTGCTTATGAAAGTGACTAACCTGATCCAGAATTAAGTGATCTTTAATTTTATTCAGTTTAACCTCTTAAATTTGTTTCTGTCAAAATTTGATATTAATTCCATTACTTAATTTCTGTCTGAATTAAGGTGACATATATGACATCAACCCACTAACCTTGATGTATGTTTCCACAGACTTGGACAGGACTGTGTCAAAACCGAACACGTGTTTGTCATCCATTGCAATTGTTGTGGAGGCTAGAAAAGCTTCATACACTGATGGGTCTCTGTACTGTGTGGGGTTTACGGTTCTGGCTCTGTTACCTGAAACAAAGATACATAAGGAGACATATTAGTCGTGGAGACCTGAAGAGTTTGTGATAAGAGATGGGTCTCTTGCAAAAAAATGCACACCTTGAGCGGGTTTTGTGTTCAAAAACCTTAACCTCAAACTGTATTTATGCAAAGAAattgactgtgagtgtgagtatgAAGCAGGCACACTTTTACATAAGCTGCATGTAATGTCTGATGGACCTTCAAACAGAAATGCTGTCAAATGGAGGTCTTATACCTGTAGTGGTACTTTTACATGACACGTTCCTACCTTGTACATACACAGGAAAAACACACAATGCAAGTACAGACTGAAACACAATTAGAATCTGACATGACCAAATACAGAAAACCAGCCAATAAACCATGAAGCCTTTGGAACACCACATGCTTTTGCCTTGTCTGATTGACCTTCAAACAGGAATGCTTTCAAATGAAGGTCTTATACCTATACACGTAGTGGTATTTTTACATTACATGTTAACAATATTCCTACCTTTGTTCATACGTAggtgaaataaacaaacaagtacAAACAAGAACACAATCAGATTCTGACAtgaccaaacacacaaaacacttcTCACAAGCTCTTCATATCTCCACAACTAACGTGGCTCCTTATGTATCCTTGTTTCAGGTGACAGAGCATTCTGACATGACCAAatgcaaaaaagaaacaacaaaaacccaTAAAATAAACCAATCATTTTGAACACCACATGCTTTCATAGGTCAAGCAAAACACAAATCAGCTGCACAGAGAAGCAATTAATGCCATCTCATTCTGTCAAACGTATCTACATTCTCTGTCACTCTAAGTATCTCCCATACCTAAAGGTACAATGGGGATACACATACCTGATGCATGTCTGCAAGACTCTCGTATAAACAGGTAACCGCCAGGTGCAAGCCAGGTAAGGAGTTTGACCATAAGTTGTTGGACCTCTTTGTCATCCAGGTACATTAACAACCAGTTGGAGAAGATCAGGTCAGCACTGAAACAGAAAATTGTTTGTGTTGGTATTATTCATAGAAAgcaaaagatttgtttttaattcattcTGACTGACCCATTTTTTGCTTCTAACCATTGACATACAAAGTACTCCAGTTACTGGGAATATTTattggagagaagtgaagataaaAGTCATCCTGAACTTACTAACTCGTGAATACATATTTTACAGCGAAtactttgtgtgtgagtgtgtgtgaattgtATCTACAAGTCAACTGTCTGACCAAAACAGAACTTTCGCAGTGTTCACCACCAGTATTTTTCTGGGAACTTAATTAATACATCAATAGAGGGACAAATGATCTACTAAGATGAGGAAGATAAAGATGTATGGATTGTGCTGCCaggtacagttgaacctgtgtTTAACGACCACCAAAGGGACCGACCAACAGGTGGTTGTTATTATAATTTATatacaggtggtcgctatgaaaaggtgaattatataagGGACAAAAACAACTCGTTGGGGGACTTTTGGGGTGGTCGCAATGGGCAGGTGGATGTTATCAAGAAGTGTTGgtaagggcaggttcgactgtacattCATTAGAGGTTCAAGATGCACTTTTTAGTATATTATATATAAGCCCTCCCAAGCCTCCACTTATTCTAATGTCTTAGTTCTAACTACAGAAGCAGTTAAGGGAACAGATGTTCCGGGCATTTTACATTCCATGTTGAATGAAGTAACctttctgtctgtgtaaaatttcatgatcTCATTTGTCATGACCCAATTAAGTCATCCCATTTTACTATCTGCTCTTCCTGAGAGGAACCAGGTGCTGAACTGTCTGTGTTATTTTCAGACTTAAACAATGTTGGGTACATGTATTAGACCAATCACATGTGCGAGCACTGTTGCTGTTATCTATATGATACAAATGAAGGAAATTTCCATCTAAAATTACACAAAGAACCCACAAGCTCATGCGTGCAGAGAACAGATTAAACAAATgttgcatacatacatacaggtCTACATacagacaaatacacagacagacagacaaacacattctctctctcacactctctctttgaACATAACAAAGTGCATAAGCACAAGGTTCCCCTTTGCAGGTTGTTAAATCAAGGGTGAGTTTAGGGTTTTACTTTTATAATTGACAGCCTCCAGggatgtttgtcatgctaaaaAAGCGCTACCCACACATGACAGAAAAGTACAGCAGTCAGCGCTTGGGCACTCAATCACACACGTTTACTAcagatttgttttttttcttggctTTAATGTGACtcacctttctttctctctttttctcacctttctttctctctttttagctGAGTGACATCTGCACAGACAAATTCAATGTTGCTAAAGTGTTTGTTGGACTCTTCATTCTTCTTGACGAAATCTTGCATGAAATCCACTGCTACTACACTTTTTGCTGTGGGAGCAATTTCACGTGTGAAGCGCCTGTAAAGGAAAACAAAATCTCAattactgtatatatatatataaactaaTCTTCTACTTTTTCAAAGCGATCATATTATCAACCATCATCATTACTTCAGATTGGCTCTCAATTCAAGGTCTCTCAGGTATGCTAAcatattccccccccccccccccccccctctcccccccccaacCCGTTTTTATTTCAGCAGCCATATTTCCTATTAAGCTAACAATGACatgttttctttcatttatcTTCATG carries:
- the LOC138968865 gene encoding uncharacterized protein isoform X1, with product MSTKVGRSVMTDYWKEHTGQSSLVEMMLDSGAEELNKEELPEILSYLPDFTGKRVIELGAGIGRFTREIAPTAKSVVAVDFMQDFVKKNEESNKHFSNIEFVCADVTQLKREKESADLIFSNWLLMYLDDKEVQQLMVKLLTWLAPGGYLFIRESCRHASGNRARTVNPTQYRDPSVYEAFLASTTIAMDDKHVFGFDTVLSKSVETYIKHKNNNNQMIWLVEKVLRDTSKTHGFKTFQEFLDNQQYSANGILRYEKIFGRTFVSTGGLETTKEFVDLLKLKKGQRVLDVGGGIGGSAFYMAKEFGVQVVSIDLSSNMTDIGLQRADELGMGPDQVSFEIADATKRDYAPQSFDIIYSRDTILHIEDKLSLFKKFFKWLKPGGKVLISDYCCSEGPHTEKFKAYVKQRGYNLLSTSAYGKLLEQAGFVRVRAEDRSKQFIQVLERELKTTETIKDDFVKEFSQKDFDDIVSGWKDKVVRVGEGDQRWGLFYAEKP
- the LOC138968865 gene encoding uncharacterized protein isoform X2; the encoded protein is MTDYWKEHTGQSSLVEMMLDSGAEELNKEELPEILSYLPDFTGKRVIELGAGIGRFTREIAPTAKSVVAVDFMQDFVKKNEESNKHFSNIEFVCADVTQLKREKESADLIFSNWLLMYLDDKEVQQLMVKLLTWLAPGGYLFIRESCRHASGNRARTVNPTQYRDPSVYEAFLASTTIAMDDKHVFGFDTVLSKSVETYIKHKNNNNQMIWLVEKVLRDTSKTHGFKTFQEFLDNQQYSANGILRYEKIFGRTFVSTGGLETTKEFVDLLKLKKGQRVLDVGGGIGGSAFYMAKEFGVQVVSIDLSSNMTDIGLQRADELGMGPDQVSFEIADATKRDYAPQSFDIIYSRDTILHIEDKLSLFKKFFKWLKPGGKVLISDYCCSEGPHTEKFKAYVKQRGYNLLSTSAYGKLLEQAGFVRVRAEDRSKQFIQVLERELKTTETIKDDFVKEFSQKDFDDIVSGWKDKVVRVGEGDQRWGLFYAEKP